Proteins from one Malaya genurostris strain Urasoe2022 chromosome 2, Malgen_1.1, whole genome shotgun sequence genomic window:
- the LOC131432483 gene encoding cytoplasmic dynein 2 light intermediate chain 1: protein MSELNSMEVDASETIQDIAIKLVAEQMKNESRLTMGPNERTILVLGSKGAGKSTLINKFLDRDDVPRPTLALEYSFGRRTAAGQGAQKNICNVWELGSLVNSNQLIEVPVRSNGLLTFSAVIVLDLFQPDRLWTDLECALNGLKQAINKNCPSSDLVTMLDLMKQKIGPDHKDISTLEIVPFPVVIVGGKYDLFQSLDSEIKKHVCRCLRSIAHAIGAALIFYTIKNAALSKITRDTMNHLGFGSPSNPFKTTTTDHNGPIVIPFGGDSWEKIGVMPTNSERIGINYSAQIPQIETDKVAIPDDPAKDIGFKESVIDELRAQKDEELLRLLKDTEIRMKFEAVQ from the exons ATGAGCGAGCTCAACTCGATGGAGGTTGATGCCAGCGAGACGATTCAGGATATTGCAATAAAATTGGTTGCCGAGCAGATGAAGAACGAATCACGTTTAACGATGGGGCCCAATGAAAGGACTATTTTGGTTCTCGGAAGCAAGGGAGCG GGTAAATCTACGTTAATCAATAAGTTTCTAGATCGAGATGATGTTCCTCGACCTACTCTGGCATTAGAGTACTCATTTGGACGTCGAACTGCTGCCGGACAAGGAGCCCAGAAAAATATCTGTAATGTGTGGGAACTCGGTAGCTTAGTTAATTCTAATCAGCTTATCGAAGTACCCGTTCGGTCGAACGGGTTGCTCACGTTTTCCGCTGTCATAGTACTGGATTTGTTCCAACCAGATCGTCTTTGGACTGATCTTGAATGTGCCCTCAATGGACTGAAACAGGCTATCAACAAAAATTGCCCTTCATCTGATTTGGTTACAATGTTGGATTTGATGAAACAAAAGATTGGCCCCGATCATAAAGACATAAGTACACTGGAAATTGTTCCTTTCCCAGTAGTAATTGTTGGCGGAAAGTATGACCTTTTTCAGAGTTTGGATTCAGAAATTAAAAAGCACGTGTGCCGATGTCTGAGATCGATCGCCCATGCGATTGGAGCAGCACTGATTTTCTATACCATAAAGAATGCTGCTTTATCGAAAATAACTCGTGACACGATGAATCATTTGGGATTTGGAAGTCCTTCTAATCCTTTCAAAACTACGACAACAGATCATAACGGACCGATAGTGATTCCGTTTGGCGGTGATTCATGGGAAAAGATCGGTGTAATGCCAACCAACTCGGAACGAATTGGAATCAATTACAGCGCACAAATACCACAAATTGAAACGGACAAAGTTGCTATACCGGATGATCCGGCGAAAGACATCGGTTTTAAGGAAAGCGTTATCGATGAACTGAGAGCACAAAAAGATGAGGAACTTTTACGACTTCTGAAGGATACTGAAATCAGAATGAAATTTGAAGCAGTGCAATAA